The following coding sequences are from one Verrucosispora sp. WMMD573 window:
- a CDS encoding glycosyltransferase, translated as MKPLVTVVIPTYNRPGPLRHALASVAAQRAVPGSVEVVVVNDGGCDVSTVANAAREQGLVVRLIDLDQNGGLPSARNVGIQVARGDYLAFLDDDDIFLPSHLGTALAALSTGDADLAYTVCVVQEARVDPTNPPAFSTPKTFSFDPDLLSVANFMPVHTAVLRRPPESARFDPDLPALEDWDMWLRLARDHRYRFVHVPEPTVVYHRIASEASMVGATVGDGHALAHFGTLTEQMWCRWPARTPKAQHFRLYIAVMYWHSLARLAAGHALSDQYFQRCVAEIAAVWHGERSETGLRQRIIDSIKETADVAHAA; from the coding sequence ATGAAACCCCTCGTCACCGTCGTGATCCCCACGTACAACCGGCCCGGCCCTCTGCGGCATGCCCTGGCCAGCGTCGCCGCCCAGCGCGCCGTACCCGGCTCGGTCGAGGTAGTCGTCGTCAATGACGGCGGATGCGACGTGAGCACGGTCGCGAACGCAGCTCGCGAGCAGGGCCTCGTCGTCCGCCTCATCGATCTGGACCAGAACGGTGGTCTTCCTTCAGCGCGCAACGTCGGCATTCAGGTCGCACGAGGTGATTACCTCGCCTTCCTCGACGACGACGACATCTTCCTGCCCAGTCACCTCGGCACAGCCCTCGCAGCGCTGAGCACGGGGGATGCCGACCTCGCGTACACGGTGTGCGTCGTCCAGGAAGCGCGCGTCGACCCCACGAACCCGCCGGCATTCAGCACCCCTAAGACGTTCTCGTTCGATCCGGACCTGCTGTCGGTGGCTAACTTCATGCCGGTCCATACCGCGGTTCTTCGGCGCCCACCGGAGTCGGCCCGGTTCGACCCTGACCTTCCCGCGCTGGAGGACTGGGACATGTGGCTGCGTCTGGCCCGCGATCATCGTTACCGGTTCGTGCACGTCCCGGAGCCAACCGTCGTCTACCACCGCATCGCGAGCGAGGCCAGCATGGTCGGCGCGACCGTCGGCGATGGGCATGCCCTCGCCCACTTCGGGACCCTCACCGAACAGATGTGGTGTCGCTGGCCCGCCCGCACGCCCAAGGCTCAGCACTTCCGGCTGTACATCGCCGTCATGTACTGGCACTCGTTGGCGCGCCTGGCGGCCGGTCATGCGCTCAGCGACCAATACTTTCAACGCTGCGTCGCGGAGATCGCCGCGGTCTGGCACGGGGAGCGCTCCGAGACTGGCCTTCGCCAGCGGATCATCGACTCGATCAAGGAGACCGCCGATGTCGCACACGCCGCCTGA
- a CDS encoding phosphotransferase gives MSHTPPDLPGSAATIGLTIDTVLRRTDKTLLARGSFRGEPAAVKYLIDPDPFWAAKWRHELDVYEVFADTTPPVRTPRLLHTDRDRLLVLEWVDVSPLAVERYPQRELDTREIDAVLDCITALNEWTYPAVRFSPTFDYSDRVARYQAKGYLTESQREALDRLLARCDAPAQLNHGDPLASNILLDAGRSDSNDEAETTAVLVDWEFTGLFLPGFDLAMLHTQVGARTPMIRERIEAIVSETGIEAAFTLNLAVVLTRELRLHHELPEDDPARTRCLPIIEAAWTSASTRLQRVAAARPA, from the coding sequence ATGTCGCACACGCCGCCTGATCTGCCTGGCTCAGCAGCCACGATCGGGCTGACCATCGACACGGTGCTACGGCGCACGGACAAGACCCTGCTGGCGCGCGGCTCGTTCCGCGGCGAACCGGCAGCGGTGAAGTATCTGATCGACCCAGATCCGTTCTGGGCGGCCAAGTGGCGGCACGAGCTGGACGTGTACGAGGTCTTCGCTGACACCACCCCGCCTGTCCGGACTCCTCGACTGCTGCATACCGACCGTGACCGGCTGCTGGTCCTGGAATGGGTCGACGTATCGCCCCTCGCGGTCGAACGCTACCCCCAGCGAGAGCTCGATACCCGGGAAATCGATGCCGTCCTGGACTGCATCACCGCGTTGAATGAGTGGACCTACCCCGCCGTCCGGTTCTCGCCCACCTTCGACTACTCCGACCGCGTGGCTCGGTACCAGGCCAAGGGGTACCTCACTGAGAGCCAGAGAGAGGCTCTGGACCGTCTGCTGGCCCGCTGCGACGCGCCGGCACAGCTCAATCACGGCGACCCGCTGGCCAGCAACATTCTCCTCGATGCCGGCCGTTCCGACAGCAACGACGAGGCCGAGACCACGGCGGTGCTGGTCGACTGGGAGTTCACCGGACTGTTCCTTCCTGGCTTCGACCTCGCGATGCTCCACACCCAGGTCGGCGCACGTACGCCAATGATCCGCGAGCGCATCGAGGCGATCGTGAGTGAGACGGGCATCGAGGCCGCATTCACGCTCAACCTCGCTGTGGTCCTGACCCGCGAGCTGCGCCTGCACCACGAACTGCCCGAGGACGACCCGGCCCGGACGCGGTGTCTGCCGATCATCGAGGCCGCCTGGACCTCGGCCAGCACCCGCCTACAACGGGTCGCCGCGGCGAGGCCAGCATGA
- a CDS encoding glycosyltransferase family 4 protein produces the protein MIHVALVHRDLHEVSRGGICTLYRSLARQLVDLGTSVTMITQESPHPLQAKDVTVVSLPRTEDLVRHREAVADALDAVRPDVVDCSTWEAETLRYLAKPREDRAPVLVRGEFSAARLDAGDRARDEHQLVQAADHVIAVSQYAAQDLATEYGIPLPLAVANGVDRERFHPGRPTTPASGFHIDLGADGHVAGRRPIPDLLAAGETVSPWSPDPAGRLRLVWVGKITPVKGWDLLETAATRLRDIASISVLLGHSPTFAPVTSASSELTVLQDLDDTDLPGLYRAADWLLSTSRWEGFGLAIAEALACGTPVLLPGHLGTAPELLAASGGYTYRDLDHLEDILTRAERPAGRLPDHFDWAVNAAESLRLYRALVGR, from the coding sequence ATGATCCACGTAGCCCTGGTCCACCGGGACCTCCACGAAGTGAGCCGCGGCGGTATCTGCACGCTCTACCGCTCCCTGGCCCGGCAACTGGTCGACCTGGGCACATCGGTAACCATGATCACGCAGGAGTCACCCCACCCATTGCAGGCGAAAGATGTCACCGTCGTCTCGCTTCCCCGCACCGAAGACCTGGTTCGGCACCGCGAGGCCGTTGCCGACGCCCTCGACGCGGTCAGGCCCGATGTCGTCGACTGTTCCACCTGGGAGGCGGAGACCCTTCGGTATCTCGCCAAACCTCGCGAAGACCGAGCCCCCGTCCTCGTACGCGGCGAGTTCAGCGCCGCCCGCCTCGACGCGGGCGACCGCGCCCGCGACGAACACCAACTCGTCCAAGCCGCCGACCATGTCATCGCCGTCAGCCAGTACGCGGCCCAGGATCTCGCGACGGAGTACGGCATTCCTCTGCCACTCGCGGTGGCCAACGGAGTCGACCGCGAACGGTTCCACCCTGGGAGGCCAACCACGCCCGCCAGCGGCTTCCACATCGACCTCGGGGCCGACGGCCACGTCGCAGGCCGCAGACCGATACCCGACCTCCTCGCAGCCGGAGAAACAGTCTCGCCATGGTCGCCCGATCCGGCGGGACGCCTCCGGCTCGTATGGGTCGGAAAGATCACCCCGGTGAAGGGCTGGGACCTGCTCGAGACCGCCGCGACCCGGCTTCGGGACATCGCCTCCATTTCCGTGCTGCTCGGCCACTCACCAACGTTCGCGCCGGTCACATCAGCCAGCAGCGAACTCACCGTCCTTCAAGATCTGGACGACACCGACCTTCCGGGCCTCTACCGCGCGGCGGACTGGCTGCTGTCCACGTCGCGCTGGGAAGGCTTCGGCCTCGCCATCGCCGAGGCGCTCGCCTGTGGCACCCCGGTCCTGCTGCCAGGGCACCTCGGCACCGCGCCCGAGCTGCTCGCCGCCAGTGGCGGTTACACGTACCGCGACCTCGATCACCTCGAGGACATCCTGACCCGGGCCGAACGCCCGGCCGGCCGCCTTCCCGACCACTTCGACTGGGCAGTCAACGCGGCCGAAAGCCTCCGGCTCTACCGAGCGCTCGTCGGCAGGTGA
- a CDS encoding glycosyltransferase family 4 protein, whose product MRILLIGPHHTGGSIPPYLDVFTAALRFLGVQVDRLGSSGVPYDKEQDRFWTAEQVRQEAEGMLADVDVNAYDLLSVHFGNLDVEQLLPQLWPARRPPAVYHLHSLDWTLFTDHVPEPDLRQAVNRGVTGMDAFVCFGTYGAERLETLAGPDAPRLVSWLPTTIPSGTLPRYPKDLAAALEPSDPRPLGSLYGYAAPWKDTENLINACKRTKEPGRIIVAGPFWDDPSQAGLDLAAEVKGTTHGSTQLRVVPTYLDAATRLALVTATDFAIFPYRTQPTFQGSGAIADYLAHGVPVLATDVANMAELIGDAGVVMEPANPQSLADAVDRFIHDAQYRRTLASAARCHARRFSVVHHAAQCLRFYDTLIRR is encoded by the coding sequence GTGCGAATCCTGCTGATCGGCCCACACCACACCGGCGGAAGCATCCCGCCCTACCTCGACGTCTTCACCGCCGCGCTGCGATTCCTCGGCGTGCAGGTCGACCGCCTCGGCTCATCGGGCGTGCCCTACGACAAGGAGCAGGACCGATTCTGGACGGCCGAGCAAGTCCGCCAGGAGGCCGAGGGCATGCTCGCCGACGTCGACGTAAACGCGTACGACCTGCTCTCTGTCCACTTCGGAAATCTCGACGTCGAACAACTGCTACCCCAACTGTGGCCGGCCCGCCGACCTCCGGCCGTCTACCACCTACACAGCCTCGACTGGACCCTGTTCACCGACCACGTCCCCGAGCCGGACCTACGCCAGGCGGTGAACAGGGGAGTCACCGGCATGGACGCCTTCGTATGCTTCGGCACCTACGGAGCCGAGCGCCTCGAGACCCTCGCTGGGCCCGACGCACCACGCCTTGTCTCCTGGCTGCCGACCACCATCCCATCGGGCACCTTGCCGAGATACCCGAAGGATCTTGCCGCAGCCCTGGAACCCTCGGACCCCCGGCCGCTTGGCAGCCTCTACGGCTACGCCGCCCCCTGGAAAGACACCGAGAACCTCATCAACGCATGTAAGCGGACGAAGGAACCCGGCCGCATAATCGTCGCGGGCCCGTTCTGGGACGACCCATCACAGGCAGGACTGGATCTCGCCGCCGAGGTCAAGGGCACCACGCACGGATCAACACAGCTGCGTGTCGTACCGACGTACCTCGATGCCGCCACCCGGTTGGCGCTCGTCACGGCGACGGACTTCGCGATTTTCCCGTACCGTACCCAGCCGACCTTCCAGGGCAGCGGTGCCATCGCCGACTACCTCGCCCACGGTGTGCCCGTCCTCGCAACGGACGTTGCCAACATGGCCGAACTGATCGGCGACGCGGGAGTGGTCATGGAACCCGCGAATCCCCAGTCATTGGCCGACGCGGTCGATCGCTTCATCCACGATGCTCAATACCGTAGGACCCTGGCCAGTGCTGCCCGATGCCACGCCCGCCGCTTCAGCGTCGTCCACCACGCCGCCCAATGCCTTCGGTTCTACGACACCCTCATCAGACGCTGA
- a CDS encoding histidine phosphatase family protein, whose translation MTLPAELIIARHGEAHCNREQIVGGPQGCRGLTDRGRRQIERLAQRLGQEHHERPIHAIYTTPLRRAQESAAIIGAYLSLDAETVADLTEQDYGTADGRPWTDVVTEYGDIPALDADRPLAAGGETWRDYLQRASVAIGEITTRHVGERVLVVGHGETIDAAFHHFLAVPIAARVTAAVAAYHASVTTWVQQPLSWTRPSAGWRWTLTSHNDTRHLSADVEMTEC comes from the coding sequence ATGACACTCCCCGCTGAACTGATCATCGCTCGCCACGGCGAGGCGCACTGCAACCGCGAACAGATCGTCGGAGGCCCGCAAGGGTGTCGCGGACTGACCGACCGGGGCCGACGCCAGATCGAACGACTGGCCCAACGACTCGGTCAAGAGCACCACGAGCGCCCGATTCACGCCATCTACACCACGCCGCTGCGCCGAGCCCAGGAAAGCGCCGCGATCATCGGCGCGTACCTCAGCTTGGACGCCGAGACCGTCGCCGACCTCACCGAACAGGACTACGGCACCGCCGACGGCCGGCCCTGGACCGACGTCGTCACTGAGTACGGGGACATCCCCGCCCTCGACGCGGACCGTCCGCTCGCGGCCGGCGGCGAAACCTGGCGCGACTACCTGCAACGGGCCAGCGTCGCCATCGGCGAGATCACGACCCGGCATGTAGGTGAGCGGGTCCTCGTCGTCGGCCACGGCGAAACCATCGACGCCGCCTTCCACCACTTTCTGGCCGTGCCTATCGCCGCTCGGGTCACCGCGGCTGTCGCGGCGTACCACGCGAGCGTCACGACCTGGGTGCAGCAACCGCTTTCGTGGACCCGACCCTCAGCTGGTTGGCGATGGACCCTGACCAGCCACAACGACACCCGGCATCTGTCCGCAGATGTAGAGATGACCGAATGTTAG
- a CDS encoding DUF6244 family protein — MSQIEKITGELRAVMTGVERAQGLAAAADSQAQEVALRAAGAGFVAVAAGVARVRSAITGIQGGLGSLAGSIGEATKATAAVPNEATPQETIAGLAPVQSAVDAARDAATGAITGVGEAQQLVAMVLQGGQPGPLLQALDSIKQVLVLVVQRTGGARQAVEAAIAQARQLGSSGN; from the coding sequence GTGTCGCAGATCGAGAAGATCACCGGTGAACTCCGCGCAGTGATGACCGGGGTCGAACGCGCGCAGGGGTTGGCAGCCGCCGCCGACAGTCAGGCGCAGGAGGTGGCGCTGCGGGCCGCGGGCGCCGGCTTCGTCGCTGTGGCGGCGGGCGTGGCCCGGGTACGCAGCGCGATCACGGGCATCCAGGGCGGCCTGGGAAGTCTCGCCGGTTCGATCGGTGAGGCGACGAAGGCCACTGCGGCGGTGCCGAACGAAGCCACCCCGCAGGAGACGATCGCCGGGCTGGCGCCCGTACAGAGCGCCGTTGACGCCGCTCGGGACGCGGCGACCGGGGCCATCACCGGAGTCGGTGAGGCGCAGCAACTCGTCGCGATGGTCCTGCAGGGCGGGCAGCCTGGGCCGCTGCTGCAGGCCCTGGACAGCATCAAGCAGGTCCTGGTGCTGGTCGTTCAACGCACCGGCGGGGCCCGGCAGGCTGTCGAAGCGGCGATCGCGCAGGCCCGGCAGTTGGGGTCGTCGGGAAACTGA
- a CDS encoding SitI3 family protein: MAVEYRLTLAGDIPLEQVAELAAPEAVETSTVSGGRMLSADLNDEHGYVVDITGGRHGYCSAEDDGGALWEWEPEVYVDVSFYMRKDTLADKGKSHMLATVARILAGRAEDAALTLNGDVLMLTRVAGTMQKHNTDGWYDEDYDRILHL; this comes from the coding sequence ATGGCTGTCGAGTACCGGCTGACGCTGGCAGGCGACATCCCACTCGAGCAGGTGGCGGAACTGGCTGCTCCCGAAGCGGTCGAGACGTCCACGGTGTCCGGTGGCAGGATGCTCAGCGCCGACCTGAACGACGAGCACGGTTACGTCGTAGACATCACCGGCGGCCGGCACGGCTACTGCAGCGCCGAGGACGACGGTGGCGCTCTGTGGGAGTGGGAGCCGGAGGTCTACGTCGACGTCAGCTTCTACATGCGCAAGGACACCCTGGCCGACAAGGGCAAGTCCCACATGCTTGCCACCGTGGCCAGGATCCTCGCCGGCAGGGCCGAGGACGCGGCCCTGACTCTCAACGGCGACGTGCTGATGCTGACGCGCGTCGCGGGGACCATGCAGAAGCACAACACTGACGGTTGGTACGACGAGGATTACGACAGGATTCTTCACCTCTGA
- a CDS encoding G1 family glutamic endopeptidase — protein MQKTNSGTTAALLRGRGLALVVAAGTVAGSVLLGAVPAYANATTKTVASDGDSVTFTTSDSSRKVSGNVSFTINRDGNWEIAANARNGNLIGRNAHWICDLTLGSSDLRKSTGTKWVPGKKTRSLNASAYEPFIEVSFDALVATGQADCDVVVG, from the coding sequence ATGCAGAAGACCAACTCCGGTACGACCGCAGCCCTCCTCCGCGGACGAGGCCTGGCACTGGTGGTCGCCGCCGGGACGGTGGCCGGCTCCGTGCTGCTCGGAGCCGTTCCGGCGTACGCCAACGCGACCACCAAGACGGTGGCGTCCGACGGTGACTCCGTCACCTTCACCACCAGCGACAGCAGCCGGAAGGTCAGCGGGAACGTCTCATTCACGATCAACCGGGACGGGAACTGGGAGATCGCCGCGAACGCCCGTAACGGGAACCTGATCGGCCGTAACGCCCACTGGATCTGCGACCTGACGTTGGGCTCGTCGGACCTGCGGAAGTCGACCGGCACCAAGTGGGTGCCGGGCAAGAAGACCCGCAGCCTCAACGCCTCCGCGTACGAGCCGTTCATCGAGGTGAGCTTCGACGCGCTGGTGGCCACCGGGCAGGCCGACTGCGATGTCGTCGTCGGCTGA